Proteins encoded together in one Shewanella acanthi window:
- a CDS encoding M3 family metallopeptidase, translating to MRKSFIAIAIGASLVTGSLVGCSSNETTATNVVAQQTQNPLFQASTLQYQAPDFRVIKDEHFQVALEQGMKEQYQEVLAIANNKEPATFENTIKAMELSGALLSRASSVFYNLAGTDSNPTLRKIQGEMAPKMAAHSDNINLNPELFARIDTIYNSRNDLGLTPEQVRLVEVYHQRFIMAGAKLTDEQKVKIRALNEEQSTLTNEFSQRLLRQTKEIAIVVDTKAELAGLTDAEITSAANDAKDAGHEGKFLINITNTTRQPVLSSLENRELRQRIWEASANRGLSGENETATLVSRLAQLRAERAQLLGYDNWASYRLAPQMAKTPEAVYSMFGSMVPAVVANTQKEAADIQAMINKTGGNFELAPWDWAFYAEKVRQEKYALDANSIRPYFEFNRVLEDGVFYTLKELYGVTLKPRPDLPVYHPDVKAYEMFDADGSSMAIFYADYFAREGKRGGAWMSSFVGQSNLEGTKPVVLNVMNIKKAPEGQPTFVSFREVTTMFHEMGHGTHGMFSKVTYPSLAGTSVSRDFVEFPSTFEEDWAAHPQVLANYAKHYETGEAIPDELLQKLLKSGSFNQGFDTLEYMAAALVDMEWHSLSADAPLQDVATFEANALKKHGLNIDAVPPRYKSTYFAHAFPGGYSASYYAYMWSEILAADAFAYVQTQGGLNREIGMKYRKNIREVGNSIAPMEAYQNFRGQEPTTDALLKRRGLTQAL from the coding sequence ATGCGTAAAAGTTTTATTGCCATCGCCATTGGCGCCTCGCTCGTCACCGGAAGTTTAGTTGGATGTAGCTCAAACGAAACCACTGCAACAAACGTCGTCGCCCAGCAAACTCAAAATCCCCTGTTCCAAGCGAGCACCTTGCAATACCAAGCTCCTGATTTTCGCGTAATCAAAGATGAGCATTTTCAAGTTGCCCTTGAACAAGGAATGAAAGAGCAGTATCAAGAAGTGCTCGCTATCGCGAATAATAAAGAGCCAGCAACCTTTGAAAACACCATCAAAGCGATGGAACTGAGCGGTGCCCTTTTGAGCCGTGCATCAAGCGTTTTCTACAACTTAGCCGGTACTGATAGCAATCCAACACTGCGTAAAATTCAGGGTGAAATGGCGCCTAAAATGGCAGCCCACTCAGACAATATCAATCTCAACCCTGAATTATTTGCCCGTATCGATACCATTTATAACAGCCGTAACGACCTAGGTCTGACGCCAGAGCAAGTGCGTCTGGTTGAGGTTTACCACCAACGCTTTATCATGGCCGGTGCTAAGCTGACCGATGAACAGAAAGTGAAGATCCGTGCCCTGAACGAAGAGCAATCGACACTGACCAACGAGTTTTCCCAGCGTTTGCTGCGACAAACTAAAGAAATCGCCATTGTGGTTGATACCAAAGCCGAACTTGCAGGTTTAACTGACGCAGAGATTACCTCTGCCGCCAATGACGCAAAAGACGCTGGCCACGAAGGCAAGTTCCTTATCAATATCACCAACACGACTCGTCAGCCGGTTCTGTCTTCGCTTGAAAACCGCGAACTACGCCAACGTATTTGGGAAGCTTCAGCGAACCGTGGCCTGAGCGGTGAAAACGAAACCGCTACTTTAGTGTCCCGCTTAGCGCAATTACGTGCAGAGCGCGCGCAACTGTTAGGTTATGACAACTGGGCAAGCTACCGTTTAGCGCCGCAAATGGCTAAAACCCCAGAAGCGGTTTACAGCATGTTCGGCTCTATGGTGCCAGCAGTTGTAGCCAACACCCAAAAAGAAGCTGCTGACATTCAAGCAATGATCAACAAGACGGGCGGCAACTTCGAATTAGCGCCTTGGGACTGGGCGTTCTACGCCGAAAAAGTACGCCAAGAGAAATACGCGCTAGATGCCAACAGCATTCGCCCTTACTTCGAATTTAACCGAGTACTTGAAGATGGCGTGTTCTACACCCTTAAAGAACTCTATGGCGTAACCTTAAAACCACGTCCTGATTTACCGGTTTATCACCCAGACGTGAAAGCCTACGAAATGTTCGATGCCGATGGCAGCAGCATGGCGATTTTCTATGCCGACTACTTTGCCCGTGAAGGTAAACGTGGTGGCGCATGGATGAGCTCTTTCGTTGGCCAATCGAATCTCGAAGGCACTAAGCCTGTCGTGCTCAATGTGATGAACATTAAGAAAGCGCCTGAGGGCCAACCGACCTTCGTCAGCTTCCGTGAAGTCACAACTATGTTCCATGAAATGGGCCACGGCACCCACGGTATGTTCTCTAAGGTGACCTACCCAAGCTTAGCTGGTACTTCAGTTTCCCGTGACTTTGTCGAATTCCCATCGACTTTTGAAGAAGACTGGGCTGCGCATCCTCAAGTGTTAGCAAACTACGCGAAGCACTACGAAACGGGTGAAGCGATCCCCGATGAATTGCTGCAAAAGCTATTGAAATCAGGCAGCTTTAACCAAGGGTTTGACACCTTAGAATACATGGCTGCGGCACTGGTTGATATGGAATGGCACTCACTCAGCGCCGATGCACCTCTGCAAGATGTTGCCACCTTCGAAGCTAATGCGCTGAAAAAACACGGTTTGAATATCGATGCCGTACCACCACGTTATAAGTCAACTTACTTTGCCCACGCCTTCCCAGGCGGTTATTCAGCAAGTTATTACGCTTACATGTGGAGTGAAATCCTCGCGGCCGACGCCTTTGCCTACGTGCAAACCCAAGGCGGTCTGAACCGTGAAATCGGCATGAAATACCGTAAAAACATCCGAGAAGTGGGTAACAGCATTGCGCCAATGGAAGCCTACCAAAACTTCCGTGGCCAAGAGCCAACCACAGATGCACTGCTAAAACGCCGTGGATTAACACAAGCCCTGTAA
- a CDS encoding transglycosylase domain-containing protein produces MPNSTQEMQFENYRPRPPKPEPKAKRKRKSKLKGFLWFLFFVFIVLAAVAGWLIWQEVQTSKYQAKYIHQYAKTLTYELKNAPTDSIIYPSYGPFDERHGYSKLPQYIDRLLQRNFQVTQQVAFSPALREYAKLGFFPPYHEKAQSGLMLLDCRNTDLYEFAYPKRVYRDDDKIPNEIVNTLLFIENRELWTNEEKLNPVIDWPRFIVAGMSQIAEMMGMNVSTAGGSTLATQIEKFRHSSQGLTLSIKDKLLQIGSASVRVYQQGEFTEPARKRIIQDYLNTVPLSSAPNHGEVHGIGDGLWAWFGTDFDTANELLASPHIKGNTEKRAQVFRQVVALMIAQRRPSYYLLQGHDDLENLVDSHIRLLGQYYLIDRKLRDAALAQKLQFKVAKPQKNIHSGADKGINSIRIRTAGMLNVGLYDLDRLDLTVNSSLHSDLQQQVSQYLRSLGNAATAEKVGLLGERLLEPGQLQNVLYSFTLYEKTKTANRVRVQTDSTDQPFDINEGSKLELGSTAKLRVLSTYLEIIAEIHDKYSQKHGIELESIVIEPRDHLTRWAIDYLIVNPDRRLDRMLDAALQREYSASPNEQFFTGGGLHVFNNFKKSEDYKVPTLYQALQDSINLPFVRLMRDIVNYSSSMQNEGNMARLLRNDKDPRREEYLRVFADREGNTFVTKFYRKYKKVEPTERLELFFDGQSQAETQLTAAYRYLLPNESVANFKAFLQQRLPHKTYTDKRINELYNKYGKDKYNLPDQGYIARVHPLELWVLNYMNEHPEANLNDIKEASKDQRQEVYRWLFRTRHKNARDVRVRVMLEVEAFLDIHQRWARLGYPFESMVPSLGSALGSSGDRPAALAELMGIIQNDGYRLPTVRVNQMHFAEHTPYEVRLQNQHTRGERVMRHEVAQALKAALANVVENGTARRLKGIFTDDNGALLAIGGKTGTGDNRIATQMQGGRKVATTAMNRTATFVFYLGDNYFGTLTAFVPGSKADDFSFTSALPLQVMKGMMPILEPYVKSSKGMCVQQEAWLEEE; encoded by the coding sequence TTGCCTAATTCTACGCAGGAAATGCAATTCGAAAATTATCGTCCTCGTCCGCCAAAACCTGAGCCAAAGGCGAAGCGTAAACGTAAGTCAAAGCTCAAAGGGTTCCTTTGGTTTTTGTTTTTTGTGTTTATTGTCTTGGCAGCCGTTGCGGGTTGGCTTATTTGGCAGGAAGTACAGACGTCTAAATATCAGGCAAAGTATATCCATCAATATGCCAAAACGCTGACCTATGAATTAAAAAACGCGCCAACCGATTCGATCATATACCCAAGTTATGGTCCCTTCGATGAGCGCCATGGTTACAGTAAGCTCCCCCAATATATCGACCGTCTATTGCAGCGTAACTTTCAAGTGACGCAGCAGGTGGCGTTCTCTCCTGCGCTTCGGGAGTACGCTAAGTTGGGCTTCTTTCCGCCATACCATGAAAAGGCGCAGTCGGGACTCATGTTACTCGATTGCCGTAATACCGATCTTTACGAGTTTGCCTATCCTAAACGGGTTTACCGCGACGATGACAAGATCCCCAATGAAATCGTCAATACCTTGCTGTTTATTGAAAACCGCGAACTGTGGACAAATGAGGAAAAGCTCAACCCGGTTATCGATTGGCCACGCTTTATTGTTGCGGGGATGAGCCAAATTGCTGAAATGATGGGGATGAATGTCTCAACCGCGGGTGGCAGTACCTTGGCGACTCAAATCGAGAAATTCCGTCATTCATCCCAAGGGTTAACTTTAAGTATTAAAGACAAGTTATTGCAGATTGGTTCTGCCAGTGTGAGGGTTTACCAGCAAGGCGAATTCACTGAACCTGCCCGTAAACGTATTATCCAAGATTATCTCAATACTGTGCCTTTATCTTCAGCGCCAAATCACGGTGAAGTGCATGGGATTGGTGACGGGCTATGGGCTTGGTTTGGCACCGATTTTGATACAGCTAACGAACTCTTAGCCTCGCCCCACATTAAAGGCAATACTGAAAAACGTGCCCAAGTCTTCCGCCAAGTTGTGGCGCTCATGATTGCCCAGCGTCGACCTTCCTATTACCTATTGCAGGGCCACGATGACTTAGAAAACCTAGTCGATAGTCATATTCGTCTACTCGGGCAATATTATCTAATCGATAGAAAATTGCGTGATGCTGCTTTAGCGCAAAAATTGCAGTTTAAAGTGGCCAAACCCCAAAAAAATATTCACTCGGGGGCAGATAAGGGCATCAATAGTATTCGTATTCGCACAGCGGGTATGCTCAACGTTGGCCTGTATGATTTAGATAGGCTCGACTTAACGGTTAACAGCAGCCTGCACAGTGATTTACAACAACAGGTTAGCCAGTACTTACGCAGCCTAGGAAATGCGGCGACGGCGGAGAAGGTGGGCCTCCTCGGTGAGCGCTTACTCGAACCTGGCCAACTGCAGAACGTGCTTTACAGTTTTACCCTGTACGAAAAAACCAAGACGGCGAACCGTGTTCGGGTTCAGACCGACAGTACCGATCAACCCTTCGATATCAATGAAGGCAGTAAGTTAGAGTTAGGCTCAACCGCGAAGCTTCGGGTGTTATCGACTTACCTTGAGATCATTGCTGAAATCCACGACAAATACTCACAAAAACACGGAATCGAGCTCGAATCTATTGTGATTGAACCCCGCGACCATTTAACGCGCTGGGCGATTGATTACCTGATTGTGAATCCAGACAGACGTTTAGATCGTATGCTCGATGCGGCGCTGCAGCGGGAATATTCCGCTTCACCGAATGAGCAATTTTTTACCGGCGGCGGTTTGCACGTCTTTAACAATTTTAAAAAGTCAGAGGATTATAAAGTACCTACGTTGTATCAGGCGCTGCAGGATTCCATCAACTTGCCCTTCGTTCGGTTAATGCGCGATATCGTTAACTACAGCAGTAGTATGCAAAACGAAGGTAATATGGCGCGCCTATTGCGTAACGATAAAGATCCTCGCCGTGAGGAATACCTGCGCGTATTCGCCGACCGAGAGGGTAATACCTTCGTGACGAAGTTTTACCGCAAGTATAAGAAGGTCGAACCTACTGAAAGGCTTGAGCTGTTCTTCGATGGTCAATCACAGGCAGAGACTCAGCTGACTGCGGCCTATCGCTATTTGTTGCCGAATGAATCAGTTGCTAACTTTAAGGCGTTTTTACAGCAACGACTCCCGCATAAGACCTACACCGATAAGCGCATTAACGAGCTGTATAACAAGTACGGTAAGGATAAATATAACTTGCCAGATCAGGGTTATATCGCGCGCGTTCACCCGCTAGAGTTGTGGGTGCTTAATTATATGAACGAGCATCCCGAAGCTAACTTGAATGACATCAAAGAGGCCAGTAAGGATCAACGCCAGGAGGTTTATCGCTGGTTGTTTAGAACACGGCATAAAAACGCCCGTGACGTGCGTGTGAGGGTGATGCTGGAAGTTGAGGCTTTCCTCGATATCCATCAGCGCTGGGCGCGTTTGGGCTATCCATTTGAATCCATGGTGCCATCTTTAGGTTCGGCGTTAGGTAGCTCGGGGGATAGACCTGCAGCTCTTGCTGAGTTAATGGGCATTATTCAGAATGATGGTTATCGCTTACCCACAGTGCGCGTGAATCAGATGCACTTTGCCGAGCATACGCCCTATGAGGTGCGTTTGCAGAACCAACATACTCGGGGTGAGAGAGTTATGCGCCACGAAGTGGCTCAGGCATTGAAAGCCGCGTTGGCAAACGTAGTTGAGAACGGCACCGCGCGCCGTTTGAAGGGCATCTTTACCGATGATAACGGTGCGCTACTCGCCATTGGTGGTAAAACCGGAACCGGTGACAACCGAATTGCGACGCAGATGCAAGGTGGCCGAAAAGTGGCGACTACGGCCATGAACCGCACTGCAACCTTCGTGTTCTACCTCGGGGATAATTACTTCGGCACACTCACGGCCTTTGTGCCCGGCAGTAAGGCCGATGACTTTAGTTTTACCTCAGCGCTGCCGCTGCAGGTGATGAAAGGAATGATGCCCATCTTAGAGCCCTATGTGAAATCCTCCAAGGGCATGTGTGTGCAGCAGGAAGCATGGCTCGAGGAGGAGTAA
- a CDS encoding Na+/H+ antiporter NhaC family protein: MTVVSYADSALSLLPPVVAIVLAILTRRVLLSLGLGILIGVLLLNQFSPIASGEFLLSSIKGLFWSEDGLNTWNLYILGFLIVLGMITALITVSGSARAFADWARLHIRNKRDAKLLTMFLGCVVFIDDYFNSLVVGSVARPVTDRYYISRAKLAYLLDSTAAPVCVISPVSSWGAYIIALIGGILTAHGFTDSGHLSVFIQMIPMNFYAIFALLLLLCVAFMGLDIGPMREHELNAQRGNLYDENKGLPPGANADLPEADTGKILGLFLPITVLVVATLYFMVSSGAQVLASEGVAFNIISAFEKTDVSSSLFFGALVGLAVTLVLNIIQGVEKSLVFKGVVHGARSMLPAIYILLFAWTIAGVIGQLETGKFMASLATGNIPFAFLPAMMFVLAGLTAFSTGTSWGTFGIMLPIAADMAMGSHTGMMLPMLASVLAGAVFGDHCSPISDTTILSSTGASCHHIDHVVTQLPYAVIVALISMVGYVVLGFTESVSAGLMTCSVLFILSIVWLRIKSRAK; this comes from the coding sequence ATGACTGTAGTAAGTTATGCCGATTCGGCACTCTCTTTGCTGCCGCCTGTGGTAGCGATTGTTTTAGCGATCTTGACGCGCAGGGTCCTCTTATCCCTTGGCCTTGGGATTTTAATTGGGGTGTTATTACTCAATCAATTCTCACCGATTGCCAGTGGTGAATTTTTATTATCGAGTATTAAGGGACTGTTCTGGTCTGAAGATGGTTTAAATACGTGGAATCTTTACATTCTTGGTTTCTTGATTGTACTGGGAATGATCACCGCGCTCATTACTGTGAGTGGCAGTGCCCGAGCCTTTGCCGATTGGGCTCGCCTGCATATTCGCAATAAACGTGATGCAAAACTGTTAACCATGTTCCTCGGCTGCGTGGTATTTATTGACGATTATTTCAATAGCTTAGTGGTGGGTTCTGTTGCGCGTCCTGTGACGGACCGTTACTACATTTCCCGCGCTAAACTCGCTTACTTACTGGATTCAACCGCAGCACCTGTGTGTGTAATTTCGCCAGTGTCGAGCTGGGGCGCGTATATTATTGCGCTAATTGGCGGCATTTTAACGGCCCACGGTTTTACCGATTCAGGTCATTTGAGTGTGTTCATTCAAATGATCCCAATGAATTTTTACGCCATCTTCGCCCTGTTATTACTGCTATGCGTGGCCTTTATGGGGCTGGATATTGGTCCGATGCGTGAGCATGAATTAAATGCGCAGCGTGGCAACTTGTATGATGAAAATAAGGGGCTACCACCTGGCGCTAACGCAGATTTACCCGAAGCTGACACAGGTAAAATTCTTGGTTTATTCTTACCAATCACAGTGTTAGTTGTGGCTACGTTGTACTTTATGGTGAGTAGCGGTGCGCAGGTATTAGCCTCTGAAGGCGTGGCTTTTAATATTATTTCAGCCTTTGAAAAGACAGATGTAAGTTCATCCTTGTTTTTCGGCGCTTTAGTCGGTCTTGCGGTGACTTTAGTTTTAAATATTATTCAAGGCGTTGAAAAGTCACTGGTATTTAAAGGTGTAGTACACGGCGCTCGTTCCATGTTACCAGCTATCTACATCCTGTTGTTTGCTTGGACCATTGCGGGGGTAATTGGCCAGTTAGAGACAGGTAAGTTTATGGCTAGTCTTGCGACAGGGAATATTCCCTTCGCGTTTTTACCTGCAATGATGTTTGTTCTGGCGGGATTAACGGCCTTTTCGACTGGCACCAGTTGGGGCACCTTCGGCATTATGTTGCCCATTGCCGCCGATATGGCGATGGGGAGCCACACTGGCATGATGTTGCCGATGTTGGCCTCAGTATTAGCAGGTGCGGTATTTGGTGACCACTGTTCTCCAATTTCCGATACCACGATTCTGTCGTCAACCGGTGCAAGTTGTCACCACATCGACCACGTAGTGACTCAGTTGCCCTATGCTGTGATTGTGGCGTTGATCAGCATGGTAGGTTATGTGGTGCTTGGTTTTACCGAGTCTGTCAGTGCTGGCCTGATGACTTGTAGTGTGCTGTTCATCCTGAGTATTGTGTGGCTTAGGATAAAGAGTCGAGCGAAGTAA
- a CDS encoding thymidine kinase: protein MAQLYFYYSAMNAGKSTSLLQSSYNYRERGMNTLVMTASIDDRYGKGKVASRIGIETEAQVFSASDNLIEMINAAHQAAPISCVLVDECQFLTKEQVKQLTYVVDKIDIPVLCYGLRTDFQGELFSGSHYLLAWADKLVELKTICHCGRKANMVLRLDGDGKVMREGEQVAIGGNESYESVCRKHFREFIWD, encoded by the coding sequence TTGGCGCAATTGTATTTTTACTACTCCGCAATGAATGCGGGTAAATCCACATCTTTATTACAATCTTCATACAACTACCGTGAGCGCGGTATGAATACCTTAGTCATGACGGCGTCTATCGATGACAGATATGGTAAGGGCAAAGTCGCTTCGCGTATTGGTATTGAGACCGAAGCACAAGTCTTTAGTGCTTCCGATAACCTGATTGAGATGATTAACGCTGCCCATCAAGCTGCGCCGATAAGCTGTGTGCTGGTGGATGAGTGCCAATTCTTAACTAAAGAACAAGTTAAACAATTGACATATGTTGTTGATAAAATTGATATCCCAGTTTTGTGCTATGGTTTACGTACGGACTTTCAAGGTGAACTTTTCAGCGGTAGCCATTACTTATTGGCTTGGGCGGATAAGTTAGTTGAGCTTAAAACCATTTGTCACTGTGGTCGTAAGGCCAATATGGTGTTGCGTCTCGATGGTGACGGAAAGGTCATGCGTGAGGGGGAGCAGGTCGCTATTGGTGGCAACGAAAGCTACGAGTCGGTTTGTCGAAAGCATTTTCGTGAGTTTATTTGGGATTAA
- a CDS encoding electron transfer flavoprotein subunit alpha/FixB family protein: MAILVLAEHDNAALKLDTAKVVSAALAIGGDVHVLVVGHQCGAVVEAAQAIQGVSQVLVADHSVYVAQLAENTSKLLTDLAPAYSHILAAASSVGKDTLPRVAALLDVAQISEVISVVDADTFVRPIYAGNALATVQSLDAIKVMTVRASAFDAAANGNSAAVTAVDKVFEAKTQFVSQSLTVSARPELGNAGVIVSGGRGMGSGENFALLEQLADKLGAAVGASRAAVDAGFVPNDLQVGQTGKIVAPDLYIAVGISGAIQHLAGMKDSKVIVAINKDPEAPIFQVADYGLEADLFEAVPELIATLG; the protein is encoded by the coding sequence ATGGCCATTTTAGTATTAGCTGAACACGATAATGCGGCTCTTAAACTCGATACTGCTAAGGTTGTTTCTGCAGCATTAGCTATCGGTGGCGATGTGCATGTTTTAGTTGTAGGTCATCAATGTGGTGCGGTAGTTGAAGCTGCGCAAGCCATTCAAGGTGTTAGCCAAGTATTAGTGGCTGATCACAGTGTTTATGTTGCGCAACTTGCTGAGAATACATCTAAATTACTGACTGATTTAGCGCCTGCTTACAGCCACATTCTGGCTGCAGCTTCAAGTGTGGGTAAAGACACGCTGCCACGCGTTGCGGCGCTGTTAGATGTAGCCCAAATTTCTGAAGTGATTAGCGTTGTTGATGCAGACACTTTTGTGCGTCCAATTTATGCGGGTAACGCATTAGCGACAGTGCAAAGCCTTGATGCCATTAAAGTGATGACAGTGCGTGCAAGTGCATTCGATGCTGCGGCAAATGGTAACAGCGCTGCTGTGACTGCCGTTGATAAAGTCTTCGAAGCAAAAACTCAGTTCGTGTCGCAATCATTAACCGTATCTGCTCGTCCAGAATTAGGTAATGCTGGCGTTATCGTTTCCGGTGGTCGTGGCATGGGCAGTGGTGAAAACTTTGCCCTGTTAGAGCAGCTTGCAGATAAATTAGGCGCAGCTGTGGGTGCATCACGCGCTGCGGTTGACGCAGGTTTTGTGCCGAACGATCTGCAAGTGGGTCAAACCGGTAAGATTGTGGCGCCAGATCTTTATATCGCTGTCGGTATTTCGGGTGCTATTCAGCACTTAGCGGGTATGAAGGACTCTAAAGTCATTGTGGCTATTAACAAAGATCCAGAAGCGCCCATTTTCCAAGTGGCGGATTACGGTCTTGAAGCTGACTTGTTTGAAGCGGTACCTGAGTTAATCGCAACTCTAGGTTGA
- a CDS encoding multiheme c-type cytochrome: MRKFTSKKLAYLIAFTLTGALAGCGSDGKDGVDGQDGQNGQDGKPGDSWTIPAVTSSTVTNVKVINYTLGEGTINYEFEVTNEDGAPINGLVAVQGKVAALTDKGFINNRNETDKNGVADNVHIGGAVTQATEGATLTSLGDGHYSFSAPMAGVNAGTEGIIWLKVGGDKTTTIASSAELVVNKPEGVLSTTTEACFSCHIDMVANPTATSRYMQSHAPGHKAYSMDGEIDLVPGCMVCHGSVSKAVVNDQGFSIGGYATNTLSKIGHINHQKFTKDFSVMNCSSCHVEAPTNISIAGPGCIDCHSTGGVPGAIQPSNGFDVRPMHEGAVGITERQAIRAKYQVALSTPVKVDDISTLTDHYAPDGSSVAKAEPGWCTTITVKDTEGNIFSIKDNFNYSDPLVFDAKKPIVYAGAYLHAYDNNTLVGRPGNRTNYYYGYNADGTKNICHLLTDINAVNANYVYSARVTFSTAGWMEYDGNQRYQSNGNLRAKGYDGSMGVSFTAYSDVVSPVSAEKISAFERRTVISDNSCTTCHNDATAFHKNGAFDEGGKACIACHDNGMARTSATLGAGFGPMIHSWHWGNGAKVSKIGEDGTQANTANSASAINPVISCVACHESAIDLNKVPNQYILEPDSKMTSPITANCYACHTGDAAKAHMGSNGGNISVPATGDWFKEPTGESCAVCHNPGSSSGIEKYHKFTR, from the coding sequence ATGAGAAAATTCACATCGAAAAAACTGGCATATTTAATTGCCTTTACCCTAACAGGGGCACTCGCAGGTTGTGGTAGTGATGGTAAAGATGGTGTCGACGGTCAAGACGGCCAGAACGGCCAGGACGGTAAACCTGGTGATTCGTGGACAATACCAGCAGTAACCAGTTCAACTGTGACTAATGTAAAGGTGATTAACTATACCTTAGGCGAAGGCACGATTAACTACGAATTTGAAGTTACCAATGAGGATGGTGCACCTATCAATGGGCTAGTCGCCGTTCAAGGTAAAGTTGCTGCATTAACCGATAAGGGCTTTATCAACAACCGTAACGAAACTGATAAAAATGGCGTAGCCGACAACGTTCATATTGGTGGTGCAGTCACTCAAGCAACAGAAGGCGCAACCCTTACATCCTTAGGTGATGGCCATTACAGCTTTAGTGCACCAATGGCAGGTGTAAATGCAGGCACTGAAGGCATCATCTGGTTAAAAGTCGGTGGCGATAAAACCACGACCATCGCCAGCTCTGCCGAGCTCGTTGTTAACAAACCAGAAGGTGTATTATCAACCACCACTGAAGCCTGTTTTTCTTGCCACATAGATATGGTTGCAAATCCAACTGCAACCAGTCGTTACATGCAGTCTCATGCTCCTGGTCATAAAGCCTATAGCATGGACGGTGAAATTGACTTAGTTCCAGGTTGTATGGTTTGTCATGGCTCGGTGAGTAAAGCGGTCGTAAACGACCAAGGCTTTTCCATTGGTGGCTACGCAACTAATACTCTTTCTAAAATAGGTCACATAAATCACCAGAAATTCACTAAAGATTTCAGTGTGATGAACTGTAGTTCCTGCCACGTTGAAGCACCAACTAATATCAGTATTGCAGGCCCCGGCTGTATAGATTGTCACAGCACTGGCGGCGTACCTGGTGCAATCCAACCAAGTAACGGTTTCGATGTGCGTCCAATGCATGAAGGCGCAGTAGGCATTACTGAGCGTCAAGCTATCCGTGCCAAGTACCAAGTTGCCCTATCAACACCAGTTAAAGTGGATGATATTTCGACCTTAACAGATCATTATGCGCCGGATGGCTCAAGCGTGGCAAAAGCTGAACCCGGTTGGTGTACCACCATTACGGTGAAAGACACTGAGGGTAATATCTTTAGCATTAAAGATAACTTCAACTACTCAGATCCACTGGTGTTTGATGCCAAGAAACCGATTGTCTACGCTGGAGCCTATCTGCATGCCTATGACAACAACACCTTAGTAGGTCGCCCAGGTAACCGTACTAACTATTACTATGGTTACAATGCCGATGGTACTAAAAATATCTGTCACTTGCTCACAGATATCAACGCAGTAAACGCTAACTATGTCTACTCAGCACGGGTTACCTTCAGCACTGCTGGCTGGATGGAATACGACGGAAACCAACGCTATCAAAGCAACGGTAACCTTAGAGCCAAAGGTTATGATGGTTCAATGGGTGTCTCCTTTACCGCCTACTCTGATGTTGTAAGCCCAGTAAGCGCAGAGAAAATTTCAGCTTTCGAACGTCGCACTGTGATCAGCGATAACAGCTGTACCACTTGCCATAACGATGCTACAGCCTTCCACAAAAACGGTGCATTCGATGAAGGTGGTAAAGCATGCATTGCCTGCCACGATAACGGCATGGCGCGTACATCGGCTACGCTCGGTGCAGGTTTTGGTCCCATGATCCACAGCTGGCACTGGGGTAATGGTGCGAAAGTCAGTAAAATCGGAGAAGATGGTACCCAAGCCAATACAGCTAACAGTGCCAGTGCAATCAACCCGGTCATAAGTTGTGTCGCGTGCCACGAAAGTGCTATCGATTTAAACAAAGTGCCAAATCAATACATTCTTGAGCCTGATAGCAAAATGACCAGCCCTATCACCGCTAACTGCTATGCCTGCCATACAGGCGATGCAGCCAAGGCCCACATGGGAAGCAATGGTGGTAATATCAGTGTGCCAGCGACTGGTGACTGGTTCAAAGAACCAACAGGTGAATCCTGTGCAGTTTGCCACAATCCAGGCAGCAGCTCAGGTATTGAGAAATACCACAAGTTCACCCGTTAA